A single genomic interval of Gemmatimonadetes bacterium SCN 70-22 harbors:
- a CDS encoding pyrrolo-quinoline quinone, which produces MRPRFIVPLILTSVAVSCGAPANADWPVYLGSHEKTHYTTLSQISPANVAQLQVAWRYDTKDAFEGSEMQSNPIVVGGVLYAVSPKQRAFALDAATGKELWSFDPTGGHFSGPRIRYRGVVVHDGRVYFNYRHRLFSLDARTGRPAAGWGNDSGWVDLREGLGRPVEGLSVSASTPGAVYKDMLIIGTAVPEALPSAPGDIRAYDVRTGTIRWSFHTIPHPGEFGYDTWSPDAWKVAGGANAWSGVTVDQRRGMVFFATGSASFDFYGANRLGDNLFANSIVALDANTGERKWHFQGLRHDLWDRDFPAAPALVTVRRNGKPVDAVAQITKTGHVWVLDRDSGAELFPSEWRKMPPALLEGDVTADSQRFPVLPRPFARQQLTEDMLTDRTPEARAAALKLFRENPTPDPWTPPNTRGIIIFPGVDGGGEYGGPAFDPETGVMYVNSNEMGWILKIVPREERSLFGAYCAECHGAKSTPIGPTLAGVARRLTRDQIANAIRGGTGRMPAFATSLGDSGVAQLTEYLVSGQAPTILPLHLPTFLKYRNTTFDIFLDHEGYPAIKPPWGTLNAIDLNSGETKWSIPFGQYPALVAQGLGNTGSDNYGGAIVTKNGLLIIAATTYDNKIRAFDKATGTLLWEGELPAAGNTTPATYMVNGKQYIVIACGGGKNGARSGGTYVAFALP; this is translated from the coding sequence ATGCGCCCCCGCTTCATCGTCCCCCTGATCCTCACGTCGGTCGCGGTCTCCTGCGGCGCCCCCGCCAACGCCGATTGGCCCGTCTACCTGGGGAGCCACGAGAAGACGCACTACACCACACTATCGCAGATCTCGCCCGCCAACGTCGCACAGCTGCAAGTGGCGTGGCGCTACGACACCAAGGATGCCTTCGAGGGGTCCGAGATGCAGTCCAACCCCATCGTCGTCGGCGGGGTGCTGTACGCCGTGTCGCCCAAGCAGCGGGCCTTCGCCCTGGATGCGGCGACCGGGAAGGAGCTGTGGAGCTTCGACCCCACCGGGGGACACTTCTCGGGGCCGCGCATCCGCTACCGCGGCGTGGTGGTGCACGACGGGCGCGTGTACTTCAACTATCGCCACCGCCTCTTCTCGCTCGACGCCAGGACCGGGCGGCCGGCGGCGGGGTGGGGGAACGACAGCGGGTGGGTCGACCTGCGCGAGGGGCTGGGGCGTCCGGTGGAGGGGCTCTCGGTGAGCGCCAGCACGCCGGGCGCCGTGTACAAGGACATGCTCATCATCGGGACCGCCGTCCCCGAGGCGCTCCCCTCGGCGCCGGGCGACATCCGGGCGTACGACGTCAGGACGGGGACGATCCGCTGGAGCTTTCACACCATCCCGCACCCCGGCGAGTTCGGCTACGACACGTGGTCGCCGGACGCGTGGAAGGTGGCGGGAGGGGCCAACGCGTGGAGCGGGGTGACCGTCGACCAGCGGCGGGGGATGGTCTTCTTCGCCACCGGCTCCGCCTCGTTCGACTTCTATGGCGCCAACCGCCTGGGCGACAACCTGTTCGCCAACTCCATCGTCGCGCTCGACGCCAACACGGGAGAGCGGAAGTGGCACTTCCAGGGGCTGCGGCACGACCTGTGGGACCGCGACTTCCCCGCCGCGCCGGCGCTCGTCACCGTCAGGCGAAACGGGAAGCCCGTCGACGCCGTCGCCCAGATCACCAAGACCGGGCACGTCTGGGTCCTGGACCGCGACAGCGGGGCCGAGCTCTTCCCCAGCGAGTGGCGCAAGATGCCCCCGGCCCTCCTCGAGGGCGACGTGACCGCCGACTCGCAGCGCTTCCCCGTCCTCCCCAGGCCCTTCGCGCGCCAGCAGCTCACCGAGGACATGCTGACCGACCGCACCCCCGAGGCACGCGCCGCGGCGCTGAAGCTCTTCCGCGAGAATCCCACCCCCGACCCGTGGACGCCTCCCAACACCCGGGGGATCATCATCTTCCCCGGCGTCGACGGCGGAGGCGAATACGGCGGACCGGCCTTCGACCCCGAGACCGGGGTGATGTACGTCAACTCCAACGAGATGGGGTGGATCCTGAAGATCGTCCCGCGCGAGGAGCGGTCGCTGTTCGGCGCGTACTGCGCCGAATGTCACGGGGCCAAGTCGACCCCCATCGGGCCGACGCTGGCGGGGGTGGCCAGGCGCCTGACGCGTGACCAGATCGCCAATGCCATCCGCGGCGGCACCGGGCGCATGCCGGCCTTCGCCACCTCGTTAGGCGACTCGGGGGTGGCGCAGCTCACCGAGTACCTGGTGAGCGGCCAGGCCCCCACCATCCTCCCGCTGCACCTCCCCACCTTCCTCAAGTACCGCAACACCACCTTCGACATCTTCCTCGACCACGAGGGGTACCCCGCCATCAAGCCCCCCTGGGGGACGCTCAACGCCATCGACCTCAACTCGGGCGAGACGAAGTGGTCCATCCCCTTCGGCCAGTACCCGGCACTCGTGGCCCAGGGGCTCGGGAACACCGGGAGCGACAACTACGGCGGCGCCATCGTCACGAAGAACGGGCTCCTGATCATCGCCGCCACCACCTACGACAACAAGATCCGCGCCTTCGACAAGGCGACGGGGACGCTGTTGTGGGAAGGGGAGCTCCCCGCCGCCGGCAACACCACGCCGGCCACCTACATGGTGAACGGGAAGCAGTACATCGTGATCGCGTGCGGCGGGGGGAAGAACGGGGCCAGGAGCGGAGGGACGTATGTGGCGTTTGCGCTGCCCTAG